AGCTTGGACTCGATCAGGTCGTATTCCTCGCTCTCGTAGCTGGCGGAATGGTCGCTGTCATTGATGAAGAGATCGATCTTCTCGTTGAAAGCCCACAAGGATTCAAGGCTGTCGCCATACAAGATAGTGCCGGCTTGCGCGTAGTCCCCACAAAACAGCATGCCGGCCTCCGGGTTGATATCGGTGCCGACATAGCGCCCCGCATGGCCCTCGGCCCGGTTGCGCAAGATCGCTGCGGCCAGGGTGAGGGAGCCGTGGCCCCGGGCCACCCCGGTCTCGACGACGATCTTCGGTTTCAGGGCGCGGACGATGGCATACCAGCCCATGCGCCGTCCGGGATGGAACCCGATGTCCATCGGCCCCTGGCGCCCCTGCATCACCGTGGCGAAATGGGCGCGCAGGGCGCCGTCGTCGTTGATTTCCTCGATGTAGGCCGAGATTTCGCTTTCCGGGTGCCCGGTGACCACAGAGACGAAATGGGCCAGATGGCGGCGATTCCGCTCGGTCAGTTG
The DNA window shown above is from Rhodospirillum rubrum ATCC 11170 and carries:
- a CDS encoding class I SAM-dependent methyltransferase, encoding MTDPVNFDADDIPGVENEHDIVWQILSDKLRKDCAQAVDDDYGKKYLPFTAGQLVHRVTFALSYYDQKIGNLFRWATKSVEGDNYTYQLTERNRRHLAHFVSVVTGHPESEISAYIEEINDDGALRAHFATVMQGRQGPMDIGFHPGRRMGWYAIVRALKPKIVVETGVARGHGSLTLAAAILRNRAEGHAGRYVGTDINPEAGMLFCGDYAQAGTILYGDSLESLWAFNEKIDLFINDSDHSASYESEEYDLIESKLAENALILGDNAHATDALLEFSRRTGRNFLFFREDPQGHWYPGAGIGVAFPAFPKTSSGRS